The sequence below is a genomic window from Mycobacterium sp. ITM-2016-00316.
CCGACGTGACCGGGCTCGGACGGGTCGAACAGCGGCACCGCGACACGACCTGCGTAGATGGCACCGAAGATGGCGACGAGGTAGTCCAGGTTCTGCGGGCACAGGATGGCGACCCGGTCGCCGACCTCGGTGACCTGCTGCAGACGCGCCGCGACGGCCCGGTTGCGGGCACTGAACTGCGACCAGGTCATATCGCACTCGACACCGTCACGCTCGGTCGAGTAGTCCAGGAAACGATAGGCGAGCTTGTCGCCGCGAACCTTGGCCCAACGCTCGACATGGGAGACGATGCTGGCGCTGTCCGGGAACTTGATCTGACCGTTCTTGATGAACGGGTTATGGAACGGCATCAAATACTCCTGTCACAGCACACTCATCGCACGGTCGGCGCGAGCCTCCGGAATCGTACCGGCGCACGGATCACGGCCTCTGGACGACCACTGGCCGACCGCTCACCACTCTTAGTTTTCTCTTAATGTTAGGTGACCGATTCCCGCAGGCCAAATCTGGTTACCGGCGAGTCGGCTTCCAGGGCGAGCGCGGCGACGGGACGATCGGCATCCTGGGCGAGCGAAGCGACGGGACGATCGGCATCCTGGGCGAGCGAAGCGACGGGAAGACGGGCTGGGTCTACCCGTGCTTGGGGTGCGGCGCGTTCTCCAGCAGGTTGCGCGCCCAGTCCAGCGTCCACTGCGGCGCCGGCTTGCCATCCAGCGTCCAGAACTGCGGCGTGTTGTACAGCGCATGCACCGGACCCTTTGTACTGCCCAGCAGGGTTTCCAGGGTGGCGGGCAGGTTTCCGACCGAGAACGCCGACTCGGGCGCGGCGCAGATCAGGTCCCCGGAGCCACAGATCTGGTAGGTGCGGTCATCGAGTGCGCCGAAACCACCGTCGCGCGGACCGGTCATCGCCAGGCCCAGTGCCGACAACATCGGCAGCTCGTGCAGCGTGATCTCGGCACCCTGCCCGGGCGGGTTGGGGCTGAGGTTCTGGCCCACGCCGTCCTGGCGTCGGCCGTCGGCGATCAGCATGGCGCCGAGCACCAGGTCCTGATCCACCGGGCCGCGGCCGTTGCCGATATCGCTGGCGATATCACCGGCGATCACCGCACCCTGCGAGAAACCCACCAGCACATAGCTTGTCAACGGGCATCGGTTGTTCATGTCGGTCATCGCCCGCACCGTCGCGTTGAAGCCCTCGGTGCGACTGTCGTTGTAGGACATCTGGCCGTCGGCGGAGAACGGATTGTGGAACTGCGCGGTGTAGGGAACCGTGTAGATCTCCAGCCGGTCAGTGCCGAACTCGGCGCGCAGCGGGTTGGTCACGTTGAGCAGCAGCGCAATCGGGAACTGCACCGGGTTGTACGGATCGAGTTGCGGCGAGGACTCCCAGGTACCGGGAATCGAGACCAGCTGCACGTCCGGGCAGCTCGCATCCTGGAACTCGGGCCGCGGCTTGCCCGTGGGCGGCACGGCCGACGGACCGTCCGTGGGCACCCCGGGCTGGGTGGCGATCGGCGGGGTGTCGGGCTGGCGCATGAAGACCACCACACCGGCGACGACCACCGCCACCAGCACCGCGACCGCCGCGGCCGCGGCCAGGGCCAGAATGCGATGCCGTTTTCGTCTGCTGTTCTTGGTCGCCATGAGTCCTTGATGTTCCGTCCTGTGAGCCCTGCGAGTACGCCGTCGGGCTAGCAGAGCCGTTCGGTTGCGATGCGAATGTAGTCAGCGGTCGCCGAGTTGACCTCACCGACCTCCGGGGCGATCGACGTGGCATGCGAGTCGTCGACGTCATCGCGGACCAGCGGCAGGACGAAGTCCCACACCGCCTGCTCGGACTGTTTGGCCGCGCGGGCCTGGCAGACGTAGGCGCCGATGCTCAGCGCCATCATTTCGTCGGAGGGCTGCACGCCCGCATCGGCGAGCGCCTTCAGATAGTCCTGCTGGTGCGGGGTCGCGGCGAAGTGATCCTCGACATGGGCGTCATCGCGGACCGCCCCCTGCAGGCCCTGCGCGCGCGCATCGGTGGACTGGC
It includes:
- a CDS encoding DUF732 domain-containing protein, which gives rise to MQHNRRWTATLAKWPVVSPSFVMLTPVMLASVAVMTGGCSMGDTTLTTIGQPAGQSTDARAQGLQGAVRDDAHVEDHFAATPHQQDYLKALADAGVQPSDEMMALSIGAYVCQARAAKQSEQAVWDFVLPLVRDDVDDSHATSIAPEVGEVNSATADYIRIATERLC
- a CDS encoding cutinase family protein; protein product: MATKNSRRKRHRILALAAAAAVAVLVAVVVAGVVVFMRQPDTPPIATQPGVPTDGPSAVPPTGKPRPEFQDASCPDVQLVSIPGTWESSPQLDPYNPVQFPIALLLNVTNPLRAEFGTDRLEIYTVPYTAQFHNPFSADGQMSYNDSRTEGFNATVRAMTDMNNRCPLTSYVLVGFSQGAVIAGDIASDIGNGRGPVDQDLVLGAMLIADGRRQDGVGQNLSPNPPGQGAEITLHELPMLSALGLAMTGPRDGGFGALDDRTYQICGSGDLICAAPESAFSVGNLPATLETLLGSTKGPVHALYNTPQFWTLDGKPAPQWTLDWARNLLENAPHPKHG